Genomic window (Thermococcus sp.):
CGGAACCGGTTCCTCCAGCTACGAGAATGTTGGCGGGCTTAACACCAAGACCGTCGACGAGGATCCATAGAAAGGCCGCTATCTCGGTGTTCATAGTGCCGTACTTTATGAGGTCGATTATGGTGAGGGGATCACGCTTGAACTTACGGATTGTTATCGTAGGCCCATCAAGGCTTATCGGGGATATCGTGGCGTTGACACGGCTCCCATCCGGAAGGCGAGCATCGAGGAGTGGACTCTGCTGATCAATCCTCCTGCCGACTTCCCTCGCTATTCTCTCTATAATGTTGAGTATTCCCCTGTCCTCCCGGAAGACGATGTTTGTTTTACACATGCTGAAGCGCCTGTGCCACACGTAGACGGGCTTGTTGGTTCCGATCACCATTATCTCCTCAAGGTTGTCGTCGCGAACCAGCGGGTCGAGCTTGTCGTAGCCTATCATGGCCTGAACTATCATATCTGCAAGAACCTCAACCCTGCCCTCCGAGAACTGGGGGGCCTCTGCCTTTATCATCTTCCTGACCGCGTTCATGAAGACCCTTCTGCGCTCTTCAGAGTCAGGGAAAGCAGTGGGGTCGATTTGAAGTTCAGTTATCGCCCTGTCTCTTATCTTCCCGAGAAGCTCTTCCTCCTCGCGGCTGAGCTTGGGCATGCGAATCTCATAGACAGGAACTGGTTCACCCTTGACCTTGAGGATGCGAACGTTGCCGTAAGCGTCGAGAACCTCGGCCCTGCCAGCGTAGTTCATCTCCTCAGGGCGGGTCGAGGAGCCCAGTATGTCCTGAAGGGTAGAGACGGGTTTCGGCTTGGGCTGGGGGGTGGGGGATGGTTTTGTAGGGAGTGAAGAGCCGCCGAGTATTCCACTGAGCAGGTCAGAACCCGTTGGTCTATCTTTGGTTGCTTCCTCAGGCATCGTCGGCTTGCTCAGTATATTCTGAAGATCCAGCCCCCCTCCACCACTCGGGGAAGGAAGCTCTGAGGATTCAGATTGTTTGGGAGACTTGCTTTCAGACTTCTTCTCCGGCTTTTTGGATTCTTCTCCACCACCAAGGA
Coding sequences:
- a CDS encoding CpaF family protein, producing the protein MLFDEDERKKKKPTSWIDEILSGEDDLLENMLKGGSKSKPSDSTIGSSSPSETSSENPLLSILGGGEESKKPEKKSESKSPKQSESSELPSPSGGGGLDLQNILSKPTMPEEATKDRPTGSDLLSGILGGSSLPTKPSPTPQPKPKPVSTLQDILGSSTRPEEMNYAGRAEVLDAYGNVRILKVKGEPVPVYEIRMPKLSREEEELLGKIRDRAITELQIDPTAFPDSEERRRVFMNAVRKMIKAEAPQFSEGRVEVLADMIVQAMIGYDKLDPLVRDDNLEEIMVIGTNKPVYVWHRRFSMCKTNIVFREDRGILNIIERIAREVGRRIDQQSPLLDARLPDGSRVNATISPISLDGPTITIRKFKRDPLTIIDLIKYGTMNTEIAAFLWILVDGLGVKPANILVAGGTGSGKTTTLNSLGMFIPPSERVISIEDTAELQLPVEHWVRLETRPPNLEGKGEITMDDLVRNTLRMRPDRIIVGEVRGSEARTMFTAMNTGHDGCMSTIHSNSARETIIRLESPPMNVPRIMIPALDIILMQIRFHSRKKGTIRRITEIAEISGMEGESIQLNKLYKYDPAKDELVPTGVPSRTLNNLAHHTGMSIAEIELEKEKRKIILDWMIERGIRNIEKVGYYISQFYIDEDALLRKIEAEGNTEASKQIKTVM